From one Malus sylvestris chromosome 1, drMalSylv7.2, whole genome shotgun sequence genomic stretch:
- the LOC126628473 gene encoding uncharacterized protein LOC126628473 yields the protein MAGWISNNTKSNPKAVDGNEMFLGLTAVSHKTAGLHLIQNCDLPPPSKLFTGSGQTVVSSMKGVCRVNSDRDNDDHTDDQCDTDGNQIDGENEKLELLKALRLSQTRAREAENKSERLEKEKDRLSNALLVEAKELFAYKQWVRLLELQVSRLQSHWAEEDNNKASCGCGRSKGDDDGDGITWVVALALCFGIAGVGFAFGCRFLY from the coding sequence ATGGCTGGGTGGATATCTAATAACACAAAGTCGAATCCTAAAGCTGTTGACGGGAACGAAATGTTTCTGGGTCTAACTGCTGTTTCTCACAAGACTGCTGGCTTACACCTCATACAGAACTGCGATCTTCCTCCACCCTCGAAACTCTTTACGGGTTCGGGTCAAACTGTTGTGTCATCCATGAAAGGGGTTTGCCGCGTGAACTCGGATCGCGATAATGATGATCACACGGATGATCAGTGTGACACGGATGGTAACCAAATTGACGGCGAGAATGAGAAACTGGAGCTGCTGAAGGCGTTGAGGCTGTCGCAGACGAGGGCGAGAGAGGCGGAGAACAAGTCTGAGAGGTTGGAGAAGGAAAAAGACCGTCTCTCTAATGCCTTGCTTGTGGAGGCTAAAGAGTTGTTTGCTTACAAGCAATGGGTGAGGTTGCTTGAGCTTCAAGTTTCAAGGTTGCAGTCACATTGGGCGGAGGAAGACAATAATAAGGCAAGTTGTGGTTGTGGCAGATCGAAAGGAGACGATGATGGGGATGGCATCACTTGGGTTGTAGCTTTGGCGCTTTGTTTCGGCATTGCCGGCGTAGGATTCGCATTCGGATGCAGATTCTTGTACTGA